One segment of Marvinbryantia formatexigens DSM 14469 DNA contains the following:
- a CDS encoding ATP-binding protein, translating to MEIIEIRMDHFGKFNGQSMEFHPGINVIYGDNETGKSTMRSFIRGMFFGIDRMRGRAAQQDEYSLRQPWENGSYFSGMLRFKSGDKIYRIERNFEKHDKEVRLICETDSRELEPEELSDFLQGLDETAFSNTVFFGGCSAETDDGLANAVRNGMINGGSGDLSGIDAAAAMEELKEERKSLEREKKKQVAAKIEKMQEISMKIEYAQQELEQLAAQETKHRERLKAMEEEIREAGELYGRDGEEAEEKAAGTMVWKIGKISMAVIAAAALVTALAVSSLQVRIGAVAVIILSCLGVQFFGVRDQKQKDIQREEEARLREQRLRREYERQKAQYERQQKNAPKKERLLANLEWTANARREKQVMLEELQEQQRALKMQNGEVEALDEKLSAVYLAMDTLSEVTAEIYQEYAQKLNARISEILSVITGGKYTGAYLDENFHVRVSTPQKLLSIWQVSRGTMEQIYFAMRMACAEFLNAEDTLPLILDDAFITYDDTRLEQTLRWLSQSGRQVLLFTCHRREQEILQRIYE from the coding sequence ATGGAAATAATAGAAATCAGAATGGACCATTTTGGGAAATTTAACGGGCAGAGCATGGAATTTCATCCGGGCATCAATGTCATTTACGGGGACAATGAAACCGGAAAGAGTACCATGCGCTCCTTTATCCGGGGGATGTTTTTTGGAATCGACCGGATGCGCGGACGCGCGGCGCAGCAGGATGAATACAGTCTGCGCCAGCCGTGGGAGAACGGCAGTTATTTTTCCGGCATGTTAAGATTTAAGAGCGGGGATAAGATTTACCGGATAGAGCGGAACTTTGAAAAACATGATAAGGAGGTGCGGCTGATCTGCGAGACAGACAGCCGAGAGCTGGAGCCGGAGGAGCTTTCGGATTTCCTCCAGGGGCTGGATGAGACCGCCTTTTCCAACACAGTGTTTTTCGGCGGCTGCAGTGCGGAGACGGACGACGGGCTGGCGAACGCCGTGCGTAATGGCATGATTAACGGCGGAAGTGGGGACCTGTCCGGGATAGACGCGGCAGCGGCGATGGAGGAGCTGAAGGAAGAGCGCAAAAGTCTGGAGCGCGAGAAAAAGAAGCAGGTGGCGGCAAAGATAGAAAAGATGCAGGAGATTTCCATGAAGATCGAGTATGCGCAGCAGGAGCTGGAGCAGCTTGCCGCGCAGGAGACGAAACACCGCGAGCGTCTGAAGGCGATGGAGGAGGAAATCCGGGAAGCCGGGGAGCTGTACGGCCGCGACGGGGAGGAAGCAGAAGAGAAAGCTGCCGGGACGATGGTCTGGAAGATAGGCAAAATTTCGATGGCGGTGATTGCGGCGGCTGCGCTGGTGACGGCGCTGGCGGTATCCTCTTTGCAGGTGCGCATCGGAGCGGTGGCGGTGATTATCCTGTCCTGTCTGGGCGTGCAGTTTTTCGGCGTGCGGGACCAGAAGCAGAAGGATATACAGCGGGAGGAGGAAGCGCGGCTGCGTGAACAGCGTCTGCGCCGCGAATACGAGCGGCAGAAGGCGCAGTATGAACGGCAGCAGAAGAACGCGCCGAAAAAGGAGCGGCTGCTTGCCAATCTGGAATGGACCGCCAATGCCCGCCGGGAAAAGCAGGTGATGCTGGAGGAGCTGCAGGAGCAGCAGCGGGCGCTGAAAATGCAGAATGGGGAAGTGGAGGCGCTGGATGAAAAGCTGTCCGCGGTATATCTCGCGATGGATACGCTCTCCGAGGTGACGGCGGAGATTTACCAGGAATATGCCCAGAAGCTGAACGCACGCATTTCAGAGATTTTGTCCGTCATCACCGGCGGAAAGTACACGGGAGCATATCTGGATGAAAATTTTCATGTGAGGGTGAGCACGCCGCAGAAGCTGCTGTCCATCTGGCAGGTCAGCCGGGGAACGATGGAGCAGATTTATTTTGCGATGCGCATGGCGTGCGCGGAATTTCTGAATGCGGAGGATACGCTGCCGCTGATTCTGGACGACGCGTTTATTACATACGACGACACCCGCCTGGAACAGACACTGCGGTGGCTGTCCCAAAGCGGGCGTCAGGTGCTGCTGTTCACCTGCCACCGGCGTGAGCAGGAAATTCTGCAGCGGATATACGAATAA
- a CDS encoding ATP-binding protein — MALNNSQYDAIMRDYYRRQTTHRRQKEERVREVREKLPRIREIDDEIASASVQCARKLLSGGGSSLSALKEHIALLGQERREVLLAGGFPEDYLELTYDCPDCRDSGYVNGQKCHCFQKAEIDLLYTQSNLCGILEKENFQTFSFDYYSDELKEELSGVSSLERMKKVYAACRQFVRDFDTADANLFFYGDTGVGKTFLSHCIAKELLDTTHSVVYFSAQELFELIAQKRFEKTEQTEGILDAVYGCDLLIIDDLGTELTNTFVNSELFLCINERLTARKSTIISTNLSLKAFKDTYSERIFSRISTSYTMLKLFGKDIRLLKKMARNRPV; from the coding sequence GTGGCACTGAACAATTCACAATATGACGCTATTATGCGGGATTACTACCGCCGCCAGACAACGCACCGCCGCCAGAAGGAGGAACGTGTGCGTGAGGTGCGTGAAAAGCTGCCGCGCATCCGGGAAATTGACGATGAGATCGCCTCGGCAAGCGTACAGTGCGCCAGAAAGCTTCTGTCGGGAGGCGGCAGCTCCCTGTCCGCGCTGAAGGAGCATATCGCCCTTCTCGGTCAGGAACGCCGGGAGGTGCTTCTGGCGGGCGGTTTTCCGGAAGATTATCTGGAGCTCACCTACGATTGTCCGGACTGCCGCGATTCGGGCTATGTAAACGGACAGAAATGCCACTGCTTCCAGAAGGCGGAAATCGACCTTCTGTATACGCAGTCAAATCTGTGCGGCATTCTGGAGAAAGAAAATTTTCAGACCTTCTCTTTCGACTACTATTCCGACGAGCTGAAGGAAGAGCTCAGCGGCGTCTCCTCCCTGGAGCGGATGAAGAAGGTGTACGCCGCCTGCCGCCAGTTTGTCCGCGATTTTGATACGGCGGACGCAAATCTGTTTTTTTACGGCGACACCGGCGTCGGAAAGACCTTCCTGTCGCACTGTATCGCCAAAGAGCTTCTGGACACCACGCACTCCGTGGTTTATTTTTCCGCCCAGGAGCTGTTTGAGCTGATTGCACAGAAGCGTTTTGAAAAAACAGAGCAGACCGAGGGCATCCTGGATGCCGTCTATGGCTGTGATTTGCTGATTATTGACGACCTTGGCACCGAGCTTACAAACACCTTTGTAAACTCTGAGCTGTTTCTCTGCATAAACGAACGGCTCACCGCCCGCAAATCCACCATTATTTCCACAAACCTTTCCCTGAAAGCGTTCAAGGATACCTACTCGGAGCGCATTTTCTCGCGCATTTCGACCAGCTATACGATGCTGAAGCTTTTCGGAAAGGATATCCGCCTTTTAAAGAAGATGGCACGCAACAGACCCGTCTGA
- a CDS encoding ribose-phosphate pyrophosphokinase, giving the protein MQTEERNLDTIPVGSLALIPLESCRELGEKVDRYLVNWRKERDHEHKTTIAFREYEKDTYIVDAKVPRFGSGEAKGTINDSVRGNDLYIMVDVCNYSLTYSLSGRTNHMSPDDHFQDLKRIIAAAEGKAKRITVIMPFLYEGRQHKRSGRESLDCALALQELTNMGVDNILTFDAHDPRVQNAIPLHGFETIQPVYQFIKGLFRAEPSLHIDKNTMMIISPDEGGMNRAVYMANVLGLDMGMFYKRRDYSTIVDGRNPIVAHEFLGSNVEGKDMVIIDDMISSGDSMLEVASALKKLKAGRIFLCATFGLFTNGLEKFDKAYEDGVFDYLLTTNLVYQTPELLSKEYYTSCDLSKYLAYIIDTLNHDASISELLSPLDRIQRFLEKANH; this is encoded by the coding sequence ATGCAGACAGAAGAACGTAATCTGGACACTATTCCGGTCGGCTCACTCGCGCTGATTCCGCTTGAAAGCTGCCGCGAGCTCGGAGAAAAGGTAGACCGGTATCTGGTGAACTGGAGAAAAGAGCGCGACCACGAACACAAAACGACCATCGCATTCCGCGAATATGAAAAGGACACCTACATTGTAGATGCAAAAGTCCCCCGTTTTGGTTCCGGCGAAGCAAAGGGTACCATCAACGATTCTGTGCGCGGCAACGACCTCTATATTATGGTTGATGTCTGCAATTACAGTCTCACCTACTCCCTTAGCGGACGCACAAACCATATGTCTCCCGACGACCATTTCCAGGATTTGAAGCGTATTATCGCCGCCGCCGAGGGAAAAGCGAAGCGTATCACGGTAATCATGCCGTTTTTATACGAAGGACGCCAGCACAAAAGAAGCGGACGCGAATCGCTTGACTGTGCGCTGGCACTCCAGGAGCTGACAAATATGGGGGTTGACAACATCCTCACCTTTGATGCGCACGACCCGCGTGTGCAGAACGCGATTCCGCTGCACGGCTTCGAGACGATTCAGCCGGTATATCAGTTTATCAAGGGACTGTTCCGGGCAGAGCCGAGTCTTCATATTGACAAGAATACCATGATGATTATCAGCCCGGACGAGGGCGGTATGAACCGCGCCGTTTACATGGCGAACGTGCTCGGACTGGACATGGGTATGTTTTATAAAAGAAGAGATTATTCCACAATCGTGGACGGCCGCAATCCGATTGTAGCGCACGAATTCCTCGGCTCCAATGTGGAAGGCAAGGATATGGTGATCATCGACGATATGATTTCTTCCGGCGACAGTATGCTGGAGGTTGCCTCCGCCCTGAAAAAGCTGAAAGCAGGAAGAATCTTCCTCTGCGCCACCTTCGGGCTTTTCACCAACGGTCTGGAGAAATTTGACAAGGCATACGAGGACGGCGTGTTCGACTACCTTCTGACGACCAATCTGGTTTATCAGACGCCGGAGCTGCTCTCCAAAGAATATTATACGAGCTGCGACCTCAGCAAATATCTTGCCTACATTATCGATACGCTGAACCACGATGCTTCCATCAGCGAGCTGTTAAGCCCGCTCGACCGCATCCAGCGTTTCCTGGAAAAAGCAAACCACTGA
- the murC gene encoding UDP-N-acetylmuramate--L-alanine ligase: MYKIDFRKPVHVHFIGIGGISMSGLAEVLLDRGFPVSGSDRSESPLTKHLEEQGAIVYYGQRASNIKEGTDLVVYTAAIHPDNPEYKAAADAGIPMLTRAELLGQLMKNYPVPIAVSGTHGKTTTTSMISHLLLADNDDPTISVGGILPVIHGNIRVGGGDIFLTEACEYTNSFLDFFPKIGIILNIDADHLDFFKDINDIRHSFRRFARLLPANGTLIINRAIPQVEEITDGLACRVIYYGVQEGRGYSAENISYNELACASFDLKRDGELLGHYELCVPGIHNVENAVAALALADLLQIPRQTAQKGLKDFTGTDRRFQYKGKVGGVTIVDDYAHHPTEITATLTAAKNCPHETLWCVFQPHTYTRTKALMDDFAKALSLADKVVLADIYAARETDNLGISSDTLREKIEALGTEAYYFPSFDEIETFLLEKCVHGDLLITMGAGDIVKIGEKLLGE; this comes from the coding sequence ATGTATAAAATAGATTTCCGGAAACCTGTACATGTTCATTTCATCGGCATCGGCGGCATCAGCATGAGCGGTCTCGCGGAGGTCCTGCTTGACCGCGGCTTTCCGGTCTCAGGTTCCGACCGCAGCGAATCCCCTCTCACGAAGCATCTCGAAGAGCAGGGCGCCATCGTATATTACGGGCAGCGCGCTTCCAATATAAAAGAGGGCACCGACCTGGTGGTCTACACCGCCGCCATCCATCCGGACAATCCGGAATATAAGGCGGCTGCAGACGCCGGCATTCCCATGCTCACCCGCGCGGAGCTGCTCGGACAGCTTATGAAAAACTACCCGGTTCCCATCGCCGTATCCGGCACGCACGGCAAGACGACAACGACCTCGATGATTTCCCACCTTCTGCTCGCCGACAACGACGACCCGACCATTTCCGTGGGCGGTATCCTGCCGGTCATCCACGGAAACATCCGTGTGGGCGGCGGAGATATTTTTCTGACAGAAGCCTGTGAATACACCAACAGCTTTCTCGACTTCTTTCCGAAAATCGGCATTATCCTGAACATCGACGCGGACCATCTTGATTTCTTTAAAGACATAAATGATATCCGCCATTCCTTCCGCCGTTTTGCCAGGCTGCTTCCCGCGAACGGAACGCTGATCATCAACCGCGCCATCCCGCAGGTGGAAGAAATCACGGACGGACTTGCCTGCCGCGTCATTTATTACGGCGTCCAGGAGGGCCGCGGCTATTCTGCGGAAAATATCAGCTACAACGAGCTTGCCTGCGCCTCCTTTGATTTAAAGCGGGACGGAGAGCTGCTCGGTCACTACGAGCTGTGCGTGCCCGGTATCCACAATGTGGAAAACGCCGTCGCTGCGCTTGCGCTTGCCGACCTTCTGCAGATTCCGCGCCAGACGGCGCAGAAGGGTCTGAAAGACTTTACCGGCACGGACCGCCGCTTCCAGTATAAGGGCAAGGTGGGCGGCGTGACCATCGTGGACGATTACGCGCATCATCCCACCGAGATCACCGCTACCCTGACAGCCGCAAAAAACTGTCCGCATGAAACGCTCTGGTGCGTCTTCCAGCCGCATACATACACGCGGACCAAAGCGCTGATGGACGATTTTGCAAAGGCGCTTTCCCTCGCCGACAAGGTCGTGCTGGCGGATATCTACGCCGCCCGCGAGACGGATAACCTCGGCATCAGCTCCGATACGCTGCGCGAAAAAATAGAGGCGCTCGGCACGGAAGCTTACTATTTTCCGTCCTTCGATGAGATTGAAACATTTTTGCTGGAAAAATGTGTACACGGAGATTTGTTGATAACTATGGGTGCCGGAGATATCGTTAAAATCGGAGAAAAGCTTCTTGGAGAATAA
- a CDS encoding metallophosphoesterase family protein, translating to MRFIHIADVHLGAVPDKGQPWSQTRAQELWKSFQRVIREAEREQADLLLIAGDLFHRQPLVRELKEVNYLFGRLSRTQVVLIAGNHDYLHRDSPFRNFEWAENVIFLDSPECESVCFRQLETTVYGFSYYNREITEPLYDDLEPDDAPGCHILLAHGGDERHIPIDKKRLAASGFDYIALGHIHKPQMLVENKMAYSGALEPVDSNDTGVHGYILGEYEDGRLSTEFVPFASREYIQISLESTLETTGYGLQEQLSREIAADGAQNIYKVDIIGLREPEMAYHTEEWYELGNILEIHDLTEPGFSIEELRRQHGRDLIGRYIEKLLQNEGGEVSPVRQQALAYGIAALKKTQKR from the coding sequence ATGAGATTTATACATATTGCAGATGTACATCTGGGCGCGGTGCCGGATAAGGGGCAGCCCTGGTCACAGACACGGGCGCAGGAGCTATGGAAGAGCTTCCAGAGGGTAATCCGGGAGGCGGAGCGGGAACAGGCGGATCTTCTTCTGATAGCCGGGGATCTTTTTCACCGGCAGCCGCTGGTGCGCGAATTAAAAGAAGTCAATTATCTCTTTGGCAGACTGAGCAGGACGCAGGTCGTCCTGATAGCGGGAAATCACGACTATCTGCACCGCGATTCTCCCTTCCGTAATTTTGAGTGGGCGGAAAACGTGATTTTTCTGGATTCCCCGGAATGTGAGAGCGTCTGCTTCCGGCAGCTTGAAACCACGGTCTATGGCTTCAGCTACTATAACAGAGAGATTACGGAGCCGCTTTACGATGATCTGGAGCCGGACGATGCACCGGGCTGTCACATTCTGCTGGCGCACGGCGGGGATGAACGCCACATCCCGATAGATAAAAAGCGTCTGGCGGCAAGCGGCTTCGATTACATTGCGCTTGGACATATCCACAAGCCGCAGATGCTGGTGGAAAATAAGATGGCGTATTCCGGCGCGCTGGAGCCGGTTGACAGCAACGATACCGGCGTGCACGGATATATTCTTGGAGAATATGAAGACGGGCGGCTGAGCACAGAGTTTGTGCCGTTTGCCAGCCGGGAATATATACAGATTTCGCTGGAGAGCACGCTGGAGACGACCGGTTACGGGCTGCAGGAGCAGCTCTCGCGGGAGATTGCCGCCGATGGCGCACAGAATATTTATAAGGTGGATATCATCGGACTGCGGGAGCCGGAAATGGCGTATCACACGGAGGAATGGTATGAGCTGGGGAACATTCTGGAGATTCATGATCTGACGGAGCCGGGCTTTTCCATCGAGGAGCTGCGGCGGCAGCACGGACGGGACCTCATCGGGCGCTATATAGAAAAGCTTTTGCAGAACGAAGGCGGTGAGGTCAGCCCGGTCAGACAGCAGGCGCTGGCGTATGGAATCGCCGCGCTGAAAAAAACGCAGAAGAGGTAG
- a CDS encoding DnaD domain protein, translated as MVIHKYHSGEYTLVHNRFFDEYMLSANGEFVKIYLYLLRSSDTGRELSLSGIADTFNHTESDVRRALTYWEKQKLLHVTYTPDGELASIALTDGAPIPASQEESAAADGTASFRRQTASARSARENADGSSAFDGQTLRTRFTEDAADGSSAFDGQAADMTAGASSREEQTRDGAANRLDSYASHAAGFPLRSDSEPARITISADRKKELAEQEDIQQLMYIAQQYLGKKLSSTEVTNILYFYDGLHFSVDLIEYLIEYCVSKGKRSISYIRAVALEWASKQISTVAEAKKDTSLYSRDYYAVLNAFGIKDRGPAQAEAEMMARWFTQYHFSLEVVLEACRRTINRTHAPNFQYADKILESWKNAGVTRLSDIAALDRPAPAAASAPKPQKNRRTAAANKFNNFPQRDYDFEKLEQQLLDC; from the coding sequence TTGGTCATACATAAATACCATTCCGGCGAATATACGCTGGTTCATAATCGTTTTTTTGATGAATACATGCTTTCGGCGAACGGCGAGTTCGTGAAAATCTATCTTTATCTGCTGCGCAGCAGCGATACCGGGCGCGAACTTTCCCTGTCCGGGATTGCGGACACCTTCAATCACACGGAGAGCGACGTCCGGCGCGCGCTCACATACTGGGAAAAACAGAAGCTTTTGCATGTCACCTACACTCCGGACGGCGAGCTTGCCAGCATTGCGCTGACAGACGGCGCGCCCATTCCCGCCTCCCAGGAGGAGTCTGCCGCGGCAGATGGCACCGCCTCCTTCCGCAGACAGACCGCTTCTGCCCGCTCTGCCAGAGAGAATGCGGATGGCTCTTCCGCCTTTGACGGACAGACGCTGCGCACCCGTTTCACAGAAGATGCGGCGGACGGCTCTTCCGCTTTCGACGGACAGGCTGCAGATATGACAGCGGGCGCTTCTTCCCGTGAAGAGCAGACCCGCGATGGCGCCGCCAACCGTCTGGACAGCTACGCCTCACACGCCGCCGGTTTTCCGCTGCGCAGCGATTCCGAGCCGGCACGGATCACCATATCCGCCGACCGGAAAAAGGAGCTGGCAGAGCAGGAGGATATCCAGCAGCTCATGTATATTGCGCAGCAATATCTCGGAAAAAAACTGAGCAGCACGGAGGTCACCAATATTTTATATTTTTACGACGGACTTCATTTTTCGGTAGACCTGATTGAGTACCTGATTGAATACTGCGTCTCAAAGGGAAAACGCAGTATCAGCTATATCCGCGCCGTGGCGCTGGAATGGGCTTCCAAACAGATCTCCACCGTCGCGGAGGCAAAAAAGGACACCAGCCTCTACAGCCGGGATTACTATGCTGTCCTGAACGCCTTCGGCATCAAGGACCGCGGTCCGGCACAGGCGGAAGCAGAAATGATGGCGCGCTGGTTTACGCAGTATCATTTCTCGCTGGAGGTCGTCCTGGAGGCATGCCGCCGCACCATCAACCGCACACACGCGCCGAATTTCCAGTATGCGGATAAGATTCTGGAAAGCTGGAAAAACGCGGGCGTCACCCGTCTGAGCGATATCGCCGCACTGGACCGCCCCGCTCCCGCCGCAGCGTCCGCGCCGAAGCCGCAGAAAAACCGGCGCACGGCGGCGGCAAACAAATTTAACAACTTTCCGCAACGCGATTATGATTTTGAAAAGCTTGAACAGCAGCTTCTGGACTGCTGA